TAGTGGCAAATATCAACGCTAGCAAGGATACGGCAGGAACCATTACAAACGGTCCTACACTTACCGGAAATACTGTCTATTTAAGGGCGAAAGCGGACCTTAACAGTAATAAGGCTACTTTTTACTATAGCACTGATAATATAAACTTTACTCAACTTGGGGGAACATTAAATATGCCTTTTGACCTTGGATTTTTCCAAGGTGACAAGTTCGGTATATACAATTATACAACTGCTTCCTCGGGAGGTTATGCCGATATTAACTGGTTCCGTTATTATACTTCTGCCGGACCCAATACCCCGATTCCTGATGTTCCGCTATCAGCTTTTGAAAAAATAGAAGCCGAAAACTTCAGTTCACAATCAGGAATCCAGAATGTGGATTGTGATGAGGGCGGTCAGGCTGTAGGCTATACAGAAAACGGAGATTACACCGTGTATAAAAATATAGATTTCGGAAGCGGAGCAAATGGTTTTAAGGCCAGAGCATCCAGCGCAACCAACGGAGGTACCATTGAAATAAGGCTTGACAGCGCAACCGGCACTTTGATCGGTTCTTGCCAAGTTGCAGGAACAGGAGGCTGGCAAGTCTTTACAGATACAATTTGTGCTATAAGCGGTGTTAGCGGAAAACATGACTTGTATTTGAAATTTAAAGGGGAAAGCGGATATCTTATTAACCTTAACTGGGTTCAATTCAGTGAAGCCGGCAGTTCTGTCATACTGGGAGATGTTAATTCTGATGGACAGATTGATGCCATTGACTTACAGCTCATGAGAAAACATATTCTGGGTCTGGGAGAAATTGAAAACGCAAAGTCCGCTGATCTGGATGGAAACGGCGACGTTAATGCACTAGATTTTTCTTTAATGAAAAAGTTCTTATTGGGGCTTATTACCGAGTTTCCGGGGTGAAACTCGGTATAAACCACAGTCTCCATAAAATAAAATTTAACTTAAGTTTATAACGAAAGGAAGATAAAAGTATGAGCAAATTAATTAAAAAAGGTTTTGCAATGTGTTTAGGCTTGTTCATGATGGTATCAACATTGGGCACAGTGGTCAATGCTGCGGCCAACCCTAATCCATCATGGAACGTTGACGAAAGGGTTATTTTTCACAACCAGTGTAGCCCATATGATTACTATGCAGCTAAAGACCCTACTATCGTTTATTATAACGGTAAATACCTTGTTTATTACACAGGTGCAAATAAAAGCGGCGGCTGGCAAATGTGTTTTACATCTGCAAGTACAATTGCAGGACTGAAAACAGCTCCACGTACCTATATGAGTAAAATAGGGGAAAGCTATTTCTGTGCGCCGGAATTGTTCTACTATGAACCACAGAAATTATGGTACCTTGTTTACCAGGATGGTACATATGGGGCAGCTTACGCCACAACAACTACTCCTGATGATCCGAATTCATGGTCAGGGCCGAAATCCTTTGGCATATCCGGCAACATGGGTTGGGATTATTACATAATTTGCGACGATCAGTACGCATATATGTACAATACACCAAGTGACGGGTCAGGAAAACTGTATATGAGAAAAACCGCTCTGGCAAACTTCCCTAATAAGGGCTGGAGCACACCAACTGTTTCATGCTCAAATGTTTTTGAAGCAGCAGCGGTTTACAAAAGTCTTGCCGACAATCAATACTATCTCCTTGTTGAAGCCATGATAGACGGCAGAAGCTACGAGCTGTTCACATCATCAAGTGCAGGAGGACCCTGGACTCTGGTCAACAATAAATGGGCAACAAGAAGCAATCTTACAAAATACAATTCGGACAAATGGACAACTAACGTATCGCATGGTGAACTTATACGTGCAGGATATAATCAGAAACTGGAAATAAACGATATAAACAAGGTAGATTTTCTTATTCAGGGTACTACCGATATGAGCCCTGAATATCAGCAAATCATCTGGGATCTCGGTCTAATCAGAAACTACACCGGAAGCCCTGATACTCCGGTTACCCCAAGATCAGCATTTGAAAAAATAGAGGCAGAGAGCTGGAATGACCAGTCCGGAATTCAGAATGTAACCTGTGATGAAGGAACCGAGGCTGTAGGATACACTGAAAACGCTGATTACAGCGTATACAAGAGCATAGATTTCGGAAGTGGTGCTACCGGCTTCCAAGCAAGAGTATCAAGTGCCACCAGCGGAGGCAAGATTGAAATAAGACTTGACAGTGCGACCGGAACTTTGGTTGGAACTTGCGCAGTTAGCGGGACAGGCGGATGGCAGGTCTTTACAGATGTAAACTGTGCTGTCAGCGGTGTAAGCGGTAAACATGATTTATACCTTAAATATGTTGGAGATAGCGGATATTTAATCAACCTTAATTGGTTTAAATTCAGTAATACACCTGTTATTACAGGTAAATTAGGTGATATAAACTCCGACGGACAAATAGATGCTATAGACTTACAAGTATTAAAAAAATATCTTCTGGGATCAGGAACAATAGAAGACACAAAGCTTGCGGATTTGGATGCTAACGGTGATGTTAACGCACTTGATTTTTCTCTTATGAAACAATACCTTCTGGGGACAATTACTACTTTTCCGGGCTCAGGTGCAGTATAGACTGAAAATTATGTTTTAACATATTTTCAAAAATTAAAATAAGGAAAGAGGTATTTTTATGAAAAAAGTTTGCAAGATATTTGGGCTTTTACTTATTTTTACTACTCTTTTTTCATTCGTATGTTATGCGGATAACCCGATTGTGCAGACATACTATACTGCTGATCCGGCATCGATGATTTATAACGACACCTGTTATCTGTACGTTACACATGATGAGGATACGACAGTAAATGACTTTTATACCATGAACGAATGGAGATGCTATTCAACAACTGATATGGTAAATTGGACAGATTGCGGATCACCACTGTCTTACAAAACCTTCAGCTGGGCAAAGGGAGATGCATGGGCAGCACAGTGTATACCTAGAAATGGAAAGTTCTATTTAT
This region of Clostridium sp. BNL1100 genomic DNA includes:
- a CDS encoding non-reducing end alpha-L-arabinofuranosidase family hydrolase, with the translated sequence MSKLIKKGFAMCLGLFMMVSTLGTVVNAAANPNPSWNVDERVIFHNQCSPYDYYAAKDPTIVYYNGKYLVYYTGANKSGGWQMCFTSASTIAGLKTAPRTYMSKIGESYFCAPELFYYEPQKLWYLVYQDGTYGAAYATTTTPDDPNSWSGPKSFGISGNMGWDYYIICDDQYAYMYNTPSDGSGKLYMRKTALANFPNKGWSTPTVSCSNVFEAAAVYKSLADNQYYLLVEAMIDGRSYELFTSSSAGGPWTLVNNKWATRSNLTKYNSDKWTTNVSHGELIRAGYNQKLEINDINKVDFLIQGTTDMSPEYQQIIWDLGLIRNYTGSPDTPVTPRSAFEKIEAESWNDQSGIQNVTCDEGTEAVGYTENADYSVYKSIDFGSGATGFQARVSSATSGGKIEIRLDSATGTLVGTCAVSGTGGWQVFTDVNCAVSGVSGKHDLYLKYVGDSGYLINLNWFKFSNTPVITGKLGDINSDGQIDAIDLQVLKKYLLGSGTIEDTKLADLDANGDVNALDFSLMKQYLLGTITTFPGSGAV